GCCGTGTCCATCGTGCGGTGGACCACCTGGATTTCGGTCCTCGCGGGCTTCCTGCCTCCCGTCTTCGGCGAGCCCGCGTTGCCTTCCGACATGGACTGGTGGCTCCTCGTCGCCTTCGCCGCGTATTCGGGCGGCGGGGGCACCATCAACGCCTCGCTCACGCACTGGCTGCGTGACAAGGGCTTCGGAATGGCCGGCACCGTGGAGGGGCGCGCGGTCGTGGTGGGCGGCGAGGTCGTCCGCTTCGCCCGAGACGGCATGACCTTCGCGCCCACGGAGATGAATCTCGCGAAGTGGCACCAGTGGTGGCGCTATCTCCGCACCGACTTCTGGTATCTCTGGGCCGCCGGCTGCATCGCGGGCATGACGCTGCCCGTTCTCGTGACGGCCCAGCTGGTGGCGCCGGGGGAGACGTGGACCGGCTTCACGGCCGCCATCGGCCTGGCCCAGAGCCTGGGACGTACCCATGGCCTCGTACTCTGGACGGGAGCGCTCCTGACCGGCTTCGGCATCCTCGCCGCGACTCAGGTGGGCATCGTCGCCGGCTATGCGCGGAGCGTGACTGACATTCTCTGGACGGCGAGGGCCCGGTCGCGGCCCGCGGGCGAGGCGGGCGAGGCGGGCAGCGTCTACTGGCTGTCCCTGGCCGGCTTCACGCTGGTGGGCTGCGTGGCCATGACCCTGGCCGACCCGTTGACACTCATCGTGATCAGCGCCAACGTGGCGGCCCTCAACTTCGTGGTCCTGTCCCTCCACACCCTCTGGGTCAACCGGACTCTCCTGCCCCGCGCGCTCCGGCCCACGCTGTGGCGGGAGCTCGCCGTGCTGGCCTGCGCGATCTTCTTCGCGGCGCTTCTGGCCAGAGCGGCCCTGAGCTCGTCGATCCTGGCGGGACTTCTCGGCTGACCAGAAAGAGCCGGACCACGTCGACGGTGGTCAGCTCAGATCAAAAAGCAGCACCTCGGCGGGCGCGGAGGCGCGGATGTCGAGCCCGGCTTCCCCGCTGAGGGCCGCCCCGTCACCGGGGCCG
This Candidatus Methylomirabilota bacterium DNA region includes the following protein-coding sequences:
- a CDS encoding Nramp family divalent metal transporter, with the protein product MSWRHSNLPQPPPYTLRNVIRVIGPGAILLGLSLGSGDWVLGPVVTARWGTAFLWICTVSVLLQALLNTEMARYTLATGESIFAGFMRGAPGPRFWGSAYALLHSAQVGWPGWALAAAAALVAAFLGRPLRSEDGAIIVALGYLIFLGAVFVTFLGPRIRRTVELCEWLVMGLALLFLTALAVSIVRWTTWISVLAGFLPPVFGEPALPSDMDWWLLVAFAAYSGGGGTINASLTHWLRDKGFGMAGTVEGRAVVVGGEVVRFARDGMTFAPTEMNLAKWHQWWRYLRTDFWYLWAAGCIAGMTLPVLVTAQLVAPGETWTGFTAAIGLAQSLGRTHGLVLWTGALLTGFGILAATQVGIVAGYARSVTDILWTARARSRPAGEAGEAGSVYWLSLAGFTLVGCVAMTLADPLTLIVISANVAALNFVVLSLHTLWVNRTLLPRALRPTLWRELAVLACAIFFAALLARAALSSSILAGLLG